CCTACCCGATGGTTCCCTCTACAGCAAATAAGACTTATTTGCGTTCGGGATGTTCGGTTTCTTCGGTGGGGACGCCCATCTTGTTAATGACATTAATCAGTTGATAGAGTCGCCCAAAATCGCGTTGATTGAAGTGCAGCACCAGACGGGGCAAGTCAAAGGTATCATCTTTGCTTTCCTGGGGAAGTGCCTGACTCTTTTCAATCCGACCGCTGACTAAAATATCGCTAAAGTCTTGATTGAGGGTTTCAATTTCCTCTTCTGAAAGTTCTTCCTTTAGGCGGATGATAAACTTTTCGCCGACATAGCGAGAGGAATGAAAGATGCGATAGAATTGGGCGATCGCGTCGCAGGCGACATCCAAGCGATCGGTAATCGTATACAAGCTTGGATCGTTTGGACTAATCAGGCCGCTGCTGAGGAGGTGTTCGCGCACGTACTTATCCCACGCCAGCCAGTAGTCTCCCCCCGGTCGATCGATTAAAATCAGGGGAACTGGGCCAGACTTGCCCGTTTGCGAAAGGGTCAAGCATTCAAACGCCTCATCTTGGGTACCAAACCCACCCGGAAACAAGGCTAAAGCATCGCTTTCCCGCAGGAAAAACAATTTGCGCGTAAAGAAATATTTGAATTGAATCAGCTTATCGCCTTGGACATAGGGATTTGCCCCCTGTTCAAAGGGTAACTGAATATTCAGACCAAAGGAGCTATCCGGGCCGGCTCCTTCATTGCCCGCTTGCATAATACCGCCTCCGGCCCCCGTCATCACCATAAAGCCTTGTTGGGTGACGCAGCGGGCGAAATCTACCGCCATTTGATACTCTGGGGTATCAGAGGGCAGACGGGCCGAACCAAATAAGGTAATTTTGCGAACGTGGCGATAGGGATAAAACGCCTGAAAAGCTCGCTCCATATCCTGCATGGAAGCCGTCAGGATTTTCCAGTCTAAACGGTCAATTTCTTCGTTGGAAATGCGGAGTAAGGTAATTAGGGCTTGCTGAATCCATTTCCCATGTTGCAAACTGGGAATTTGTTGCACCAGATGTGCTAAATCGGATTGAAGCGTTTCTAACGGATCGTAAGAGGGTTGAGTAGCCATGCATTCCTCGCACTGGCGATGCTAATACACTAGGAATTGATAAAATTCCCGCTTAGGAATTATTGGTATCGCCACGTACATTCTAATGGATCTCGGCAGCAGAAGACTGAAAAGCGCCTTAGCGACAGAGGCTCAAGGCGCTCAATTCACTAGACTCATCACCGCTAGAAGCATTCAAAAGGCTCCACTCGGAGAGAGGGCTAAGGCTGGAACCCTTTAGTCGGTATACTTTTCTAAGGTATTGGCTAAGGTTGTTTTGGGGACTGCTCCCACTACCATATCAACGCGCTGACCCCCTTTAAAGATCATCAGCGTGGGGATGCTGCGAATCCCGTACTGGCTGGCTACGCTGGGGTTTTCATCAGTATTGACTTTAACAACTTTGACTTTGCCCTCGTATTGTTGGGCAATTTCATCAACCACAGGTGCCACCATTCGGCAGGGGCCGCACCAAGGTGCCCAAAAGTCTACTAAAACTGGAAGTTCGCTCTCCAGCACTTCTTGCTTAAATGAAGCGTCTGTAACTTGTGCCGCTGCTGACATTCCTGGCAATCCTTAATCTTATATTGCTATTGCACCTACGCATTTTATCATATGCAACAGCTAGCAGCCTCTAGGCGTAAACATTTCAGCACAAAAGCCTGTTGGGTTCGCGCTCCCTTTAAAATAGGAACCGCCTGAACGGTGTTCAGGCGGAGTGTGGTGTGAGGAGTGAACGGAAACATGCGTCTCCGCTTCTTTCATTGTAATCAACACCCGCAAGTTTTCCCGATATTCTTGCAAAGAATACCGGAGAAAATTTCCGGAGCGATTGTTTAAGGCATTTTTACTTACCCATGCCCAATTGTTGAGCTTTCTGGTAAACCTTACCTTCCGTGAGCAATGATGGGGCGATCGCAACTTCTACTTGTTGCATTTCTCGAATATCTTTTGCGCCTAAAGTTCCCATACTTGTTTGCAGCGCCCCCAAGAAATTATGGGTACCATCATCTAATTGAGCGGGGCCGCGCAGGATTTGCTCTAGGGTGCCTGTGGTGCCCACGCGAATGCGAGTCCCGCGAGGCAGAACGGGGCTAGGCGTAGCCATTCCCCAGTGATAGCCGCGTCCTGGGGCTTCTTGAGCGCGAGCAAACGGAGAACCAATCATAACGCCATCCGCGCCGCAGGCGATACATTTGCAGATATCGCCACCCGTGACTAAACCGCCATCAGCAATGACGGGGACATATTTCCCGGTTTCATTGTAGAAATCATCGCGGGCTGCCGCACAATCTGCGATCGCAGTCGCTTGCGGTACGCCAACGCCCAAAACGCCACGGGAAGTACAAGCGGCTCCCGGTCCAATGCCCACCAGAATACCCGCCGCCCCGGCTTTCATCAGGTTGAGCGTTACGTCATAGGTGACGCAGTTCCCCAAAATCACCGGAACGGGCATTTCTTGGCAGAATTTTTCCAAATCTAGCGGCGTAATGGTTTCCGGCGAGAGGTGCGCGGTGGAAACAACCGTGGCTTGTACAAAA
This Desertifilum tharense IPPAS B-1220 DNA region includes the following protein-coding sequences:
- the trxA gene encoding thioredoxin yields the protein MSAAAQVTDASFKQEVLESELPVLVDFWAPWCGPCRMVAPVVDEIAQQYEGKVKVVKVNTDENPSVASQYGIRSIPTLMIFKGGQRVDMVVGAVPKTTLANTLEKYTD
- a CDS encoding LOG family protein encodes the protein MATQPSYDPLETLQSDLAHLVQQIPSLQHGKWIQQALITLLRISNEEIDRLDWKILTASMQDMERAFQAFYPYRHVRKITLFGSARLPSDTPEYQMAVDFARCVTQQGFMVMTGAGGGIMQAGNEGAGPDSSFGLNIQLPFEQGANPYVQGDKLIQFKYFFTRKLFFLRESDALALFPGGFGTQDEAFECLTLSQTGKSGPVPLILIDRPGGDYWLAWDKYVREHLLSSGLISPNDPSLYTITDRLDVACDAIAQFYRIFHSSRYVGEKFIIRLKEELSEEEIETLNQDFSDILVSGRIEKSQALPQESKDDTFDLPRLVLHFNQRDFGRLYQLINVINKMGVPTEETEHPERK
- a CDS encoding GuaB3 family IMP dehydrogenase-related protein; translation: MDIQIGRGKTARRAYGIDEIALVPGNRTLDPSLADTRWKIGNIEREIPIIASAMDGVVDVKMAILLSQLGALGVLNLEGINTRYADIDPILDKIASVGPTEFVPLMQQLYAEPVKPELITQRIREIKQGGGIAAVSATPAGAVKYGKVVAEAGADLFFVQATVVSTAHLSPETITPLDLEKFCQEMPVPVILGNCVTYDVTLNLMKAGAAGILVGIGPGAACTSRGVLGVGVPQATAIADCAAARDDFYNETGKYVPVIADGGLVTGGDICKCIACGADGVMIGSPFARAQEAPGRGYHWGMATPSPVLPRGTRIRVGTTGTLEQILRGPAQLDDGTHNFLGALQTSMGTLGAKDIREMQQVEVAIAPSLLTEGKVYQKAQQLGMGK